CATCTCATGACCGGGAATTTTTGAATCAACTGGCCGGGGCCATTGTCGAGATTCGGCAGGAGCGGTTGATCCGGTACACGGGCAATTACGATGCCTATGTGGCGCAGCGACAGGCGGCGGAGGAGCAACTGCTGGCGGCATACAAAAACCAGCAGCGGGAAATTGCGCGGCTGATGGCGTTTGTGGAGCGGTTTAGGGCCAAGAACACCAAAGCCACCCAGGCGCAAAGCAAGCTCAAACAAATTGAGCGCATGGAGAAAATCGCGGCGCCTGTGGCAGACGATCCGGAGCTGGATTTTCAGTTTCCCCAACCCGAGCGCAGCGGCCAGCGGGTGATCGAGCTGAAGGGGGTGCGGCATGCCTACGGGGAGCAACTGGTGTATGCGGATTTAAATTTTGTGGCGGAGCGCGGCCAGCGCATTGTGTTGGTGGGGCCAAATGGGGCGGGCAAGTCCACGCTGTTGAAACTGCTGGCGGGGGTGTTGCCCGTGCAGGCCGGGGAACGGGTGGTGGGGTATCGGGTGCGGGTGGGATATTACGCACAATACCGCACAGAAATGCTGCAGCCAGGGCGGACCGTGTTGGAGGAGGCGCTGGATACTCCGCAGCGGGTGACCGAGCAGTATGTGCGGACGGTGCTGGGTGGGTTCCGGTTTTCGGGGGATGACGTATTCAAACCGGTAAGTGTGCTGAGCGGAGGCGAAAAAAGCCGGCTGGCGCTGGTGAAATTGTTGTTGGATCCACCCAATCTGCTCTTGATGGACGAGCCCACCACGCACCTGGACATGGCCAGCACGGATGCGTTGCTGGCGGCGCTGGATCAATTTGAGGGCACCCTTATTTTCATCAGCCATGATGTCTATTTTATCCGCTCGCTGGCGCGGCAGGTGGTGCGGGTGGAACAGGGGCGGCTGAGCTGGTATGCCGGGGGCTATGATTATTACCTGGAAAAATGGGGGGAACAACGGCTGGCGGCGGTCACGGCAGACGGGGAGAAAGCGGGAGGCAATGGGAGCATGACTCCGC
This is a stretch of genomic DNA from Verrucomicrobiia bacterium. It encodes these proteins:
- a CDS encoding ABC-F family ATP-binding cassette domain-containing protein; this encodes MLTLAGITKTYGGRTLFREATLCLNAGDRVGLVGPNGAGKTTLFRILLGEESPDAGEITCQRGLRIGYLPQENAPTVEGTVLELATAISKEYAELRRRLRDGDAAPQEIAAVGDDDHARFEELGGYRVEVKARKMLLGLGFRERDFERPLRELSGGWVMRAHLARLLVMEPDLLLLDEPTNHLDLESLLWFQEYLKTFSGAILMTSHDREFLNQLAGAIVEIRQERLIRYTGNYDAYVAQRQAAEEQLLAAYKNQQREIARLMAFVERFRAKNTKATQAQSKLKQIERMEKIAAPVADDPELDFQFPQPERSGQRVIELKGVRHAYGEQLVYADLNFVAERGQRIVLVGPNGAGKSTLLKLLAGVLPVQAGERVVGYRVRVGYYAQYRTEMLQPGRTVLEEALDTPQRVTEQYVRTVLGGFRFSGDDVFKPVSVLSGGEKSRLALVKLLLDPPNLLLMDEPTTHLDMASTDALLAALDQFEGTLIFISHDVYFIRSLARQVVRVEQGRLSWYAGGYDYYLEKWGEQRLAAVTADGEKAGGNGSMTPPRAADVRREQRRLAAELRNVRSRALRAQRQRVKELEEQITALESRQAELTRLLEDPATYGDSARTVAINRELQELVARLPGLHGEWEQEALKLHAMETEPDGLLSSAGG